From the Chelonoidis abingdonii isolate Lonesome George chromosome 12, CheloAbing_2.0, whole genome shotgun sequence genome, one window contains:
- the LOC142047647 gene encoding butyrophilin subfamily 1 member A1-like — MSHTVKYNHEKLFLFRCEKRKFQQPEEIFPELEERVSGFSQKAIVLLETLGKFKDTLPSALETKRGGSLGRFRQANVTLDPDTAHPELILCRDQKSVRREDTEQDLPNNPERFDSWGCVLGCEGFTSGRHCWEVEVGDGGFWAVGVARESVGRKGEISRSPEGGIWAVVCLGVYFQALTSPATPLPLSRAPSRIRVCLDCDRGQVTFIDAGDEAPIFTFPPGSVPGGRIRPRFWAGLGSQLSLCP; from the exons ATGAGTCACACAGTGAAATATAATCACGAGAAATTGTTTCTCTTCAGGTGTGAAAAGAGGAAGttccagcagccagaggagattTTTCCTGAACTGGAAGAGCGAGTCAGTGGTTTCTCCCAGAAAGCGATTGTGCTATTGGAGACTCTGGGGAAGTTCAAAG aTACTCTGCCATCTGCACTGGAGACAAAAAGAGGAGGATCCCTAGGAAGATTCAGACAGG cgaatgtgactctggatccagataCGGCTCATCCTGAACTCATCCTGTGTCGGGATCAGAAAAGTGTGAGACGAGAAGACACAGAGCAGGATCTGCCCAacaaccctgagagatttgactcatggggctgtgtgctgggctgtgagggattcacctcggggagacattgctgggaggtggaggtgggggatgggggattctgggctgtgggggtggccagagagtctgtggggaggaagggagagatcaGCCGTAGCCCTgagggggggatctgggctgtggtGTGTTTGGGGGTTTATTTCCAGGCTCTCACCTCCCCTGcgacccccctgcccctgagccgggcccccagcaggatccgggtttgtctggactgtgacCGGGGGCAGGTGACATTTATCGATGCTGGTGACGAGGCCCCGATCTTCACTTTCCCGCCGGGCTCCGTCCCTGGGGGGAGAATCCGACCCCGGTTCTGGGcggggctgggatcccagctcagCCTGTGTCCCTGA